AAAGTTCTCGTTTGTTGGGGTTTAACGCCTCGTAAGCAATTCGCCTTCCGGAAGGACCCACGGTCTTATTCTCTGAGGTTGAACACTGGTCGATCGAAGTCCGTTATTGCCCCATATATCCCTGAGCCGGATGTCAAACAAATCAATCTCCTCACTCGGTCATGGTGCCAACTACGCTTAGTACTACCGCCCGAACCCCAGCCACACCTTGCTGATTTATGGGGTCTGGTGACGCTGCGTTGTTATCCCGTTCTACTATAGCGCCGTTATCAACTCGCCGCAGGTTGCCATCCCTATCCTTATAACACGCTATCTTTTTTTGACTACTTGTGGGTGCGGGTTCTGATTTTTCGCTGTCGACGGACTTCTTATTCCTTAGTGCTTTCAAAACGAGTTGATCCCATCGGTCGCGGAGCTTCGCTCCGCTCAGGACGTTGCCTTTTTCAAAATCGTCGGCTGTGACAAATCTAATTACTTTCTCGATGAGGGCCGCCTCTTGACGATCCAAGCGAATCAGCTTATCTATATCGAGAGCCCAGAGTTGTATTTGTTGCTCACGCTTTCTATCCGTCAAGACGTGCAGTTTGCTGTTCGAGTTTTGCTTGAGAATTTCATCAAATAATACAGCAGATAGCCGGTAGGCGTCAGCCTCCGACGGAAAGGTTTTTGTACATGTCTTTAGACTGTCTTTGTTGTCTTTGGAAGCGCCTTTAGGCGCTTGTCGTGAATTGTTGTCTCTTGAGAGTTTGGCAGTTCCACCGTTACCTTTTTGGGTAATGACCGTTACCTTTTTGGGTAATGGTTTCCACGTTTCAGAATCCCCATTTATTGCGTACTCTTTCT
The window above is part of the Syntrophorhabdaceae bacterium genome. Proteins encoded here:
- a CDS encoding replication protein, with amino-acid sequence MANPQLNDGFLRIPNDIFRSLVKLRIPGEARQVFDCVIDKTYGWNDTSALISLTDFQDATGLSKVHVLRGLNNLLVMNLIIITQKGNDSLRKKPTSKKEYAINGDSETWKPLPKKVTVITQKGNGGTAKLSRDNNSRQAPKGASKDNKDSLKTCTKTFPSEADAYRLSAVLFDEILKQNSNSKLHVLTDRKREQQIQLWALDIDKLIRLDRQEAALIEKVIRFVTADDFEKGNVLSGAKLRDRWDQLVLKALRNKKSVDSEKSEPAPTSSQKKIACYKDRDGNLRRVDNGAIVERDNNAASPDPINQQGVAGVRAVVLSVVGTMTE